The genomic segment CTATAGTTAAAgatacgtttaatattatacagttaaataaagatttatttatttgcatgtattttaaattaaatttgttgttataatattatgaataaactattagctgcatattaaaaaatatttactgaacTAATACTTTCATAATTTCCCTATGCTTTTCAGCTAATGTTTCAATAATGTCTGcattataaacacattttgaCAACtaacttttcaatattttggaTAGTCGAATAGTCCGATACAAAAGTCGAATGTTGAAACGATTAAAACCATTGAAGTtctcgtttattttttatttagttatattatacttgtataatttataagttatatcaatataaatattaaccattTTTCATCACTCAAcagctaaatatattatagataggtaatgaattatcaataaaaaataacatttgggGGAGGTGCTAATTGAAAATTTGCTAGCCTAGCTATATACCTATTCCCCCATCTCCTCCAATGGCAGTACAATTCATTATGTAATGAATTATCCTATAcctatagtgtaatattatacattataatatagattaaaggTAAGCCGTAAGTGAGATagtattagataggtatctataagttataacttatataccaTCCACACggccacacagcatttgggaaatgataatattttgtgaatattttggagtgcctgagtaatgaatatttgaccaataatattgtataaatattttattctcataaaataataaaatattacacaaaaatgttgacttaatatttttataatgtttccatgaaaatattttaaaaaaaaatatgattaaaatgttttgttaatgttttttacaaaatatttttcaaaagtgaacttcttggccaaaaaatataaatttaatatttccttattatttacgcaactttttcaaatattttgacaactatattgtttttctgaaaatatttataccatagttgggaaatattaaaatgctgtgtgggtaaGAGGTATACTAtcgtaatattatgcatattgcatattaatatattattaggcgtaaatacacaatataggtagacagaatagttaaaacttataatattaataaatatatatattagacacTATATAtgctataggtatacaatagtagtaaataaataaatataatagtactataggtactattatagtaagtatagcGTGGTACCTACGGCTCCGAAACAATGGCCAACGACGAAAAATCGTGTTTCCGTCTAATTAAACGACcctgaaaataaaaaccaaataaatataataagtaataacgaacgaccatttaatatacaatataataatgacgacgaaaaaaatacaacggTACGTAGGACGGGAGCCGTTGGACGAGAACGGATTTTCTGAATAGTAGGTAtgacgtatattaatattataatttataatgatgatGACGATAACATTGAAATTTCAGACGATTGtaaaataagtaagtaagtTGTCCTATTTCCTCTCCCCCCCACCAACTATACTGATCTATCGTCGGTGACTATCACTAGTCCATCCAATCAACAAGAACACCTGTTCGGGTTGTTCCGCAAACGAACTTCTTTCACCCATTCACCTGAATACCtgatttattatacctaaattataagtattcagCCATTaactatttaggtacctaccaccgCCATCGCTGCACCTGCACGGATCACCAAGTTccgttattttatgtatattattatgctttcaTTATAATATCCGTTGAGAGCTTTCCTAACGACGGCTCtactttgattatttttcatctgGGTTGTGTATGcagataatacaattttttaatgcgtataatttacaattaaaaaatcgaCTACGTCTTGgtcttataacaaaaaaaaactgttatataagcataacatacatttatatatacctatatactacagTCAACACTCAAgagtaggtactatacctatcttatatattattatatatttatgtatgtatacacaGAAGAAAATAGTGACAGTAATTAAAAGTGATAGTAATACCTATAGAAATCAAAGTCCGAAATTCCGAACATCAAAAAGTGACACAAATACCAAATATGTAATAGCGTCCACCAATAGGACGCAACACTGGACTTGCGCACAGAGTAAGTAACCGTTTCTCCCCCATCGACCCAAACGTATAATTTTGCATTTACTGCACACACCTTGTAGTGTGTACAGTGAATGCTCAGCGTAAACCAGTATCtcattttaatcaataatcattgtcTTCACACAATGAATGTANNNNNNNNNNNNNNNNNNNNNNNNNNNNNNNNNNNNNNNNNNNNNNNNNNAAAgtaaaacacattcaaaaatttgcatattcttcggacgaaaattaacttaatttagatatttttgaaataaaattaacttgaagttaacacgttaatcttgaaaaaaaagtaacttattaagttaaaagttaatttgaaaaaaaagtaacgagttaattaacttaacgttttaacttaattttaatttttaactcgttaatgcccagccttgctaattagtaataaaaaaaatactattattggtcaataatcataagtcataactcataaaatagtaatttgtaacatgttaaatattattttatcacggtcagtttaagtatatatatttatatatatataattctagcGAATCCCGTGCACTTggttaaatataacaaatttttatgactcaaactttgttgaattcgttatttaatactcggtatatggtgttcaaaatttatcttaacttttccgttgcccggaataaaaattctgattcgcagcaatacattatcaggtaggcaatctactcgcggtagatcgcggaccctgTGCAGTTTGTACGCAAGTTTGAACTccaaagtatcaaagttataccaagtttgtcgtttttacataattccacctatggtggattaatataatcaatttatacaaaatcctaacctaaccgtactaaaatccgatgaataaaaaaaaacaacaaatttaacCTTTTCAAATtaacctatcttcttcccagaggtctaatctacccaccaacattaatttatatacacataatacatatatatatccaactatataaatatacagactaaactatttatatatacagtataggtactatgtatattatatactaaccgCTGCTGATTTGCCCACGTGaactaatatacctacactataggtactctattcgccgtacattgacccacttatTGTTTTTTGCGCATGCAAAGTACCTATGGTGAAAACGTGACAATACAGTTTCACATCACGAAAAACCATACGGTGTGTACGTAGTGAACTGAACTGTCACGACGTTTTCATCATACTCTGTGTGCGCAATATAACAGTTGATAAACTTACAGGGAGTAGAGTATGTAATATGAGACACAATAGGTACACACAGCAAATTCAGcgccgtacctatattatgtttttaatttttccggGTGAAATCGGGATGTACTATagctagttataaataatacatcaccTTTTCAATTGTTATTAAACTAATCACGGGTCAAAATTTGCACGAAcatttcattgttttaaaatttcgtaggtaggtatatataatataatattaaattggattatattaggtacattgacttagggcccgtattacaatagttgaactccggttaaaccaccgaattcggccggtaaaatcagtggtttaagcgtaaccgaggtttaaactatgattgtaaaacaggcccttaataataatatgttagaggGAGAGCCAGCGAATAAGTGTTTTCTTGCGATTGTTACGTTCACCTGACCGTTTAATGAGTAACGATTTAATacaattagaataatatattataatagatatactaaaatatatggatatgtattataaaaatgcgactatattgaagtaaaatatttttactaatataaaaactattattcctTATTTCCTTCTGTATTTGATATACCCTACTTATccattgacattttaataaagcTGTTGTCCCTCAGattgtaaaataagtaatatatatttagagtgtataatatcttataggTTTGATGTAAGTACTCATAaatgtcattaattatttacttgaaTGTTTCgtcacaaattattttctttgtttgaTCTTGTGACAATATCGGTTGAATATGAATTCGCTTTCGGCAGCATGTAATTTCTCGTCAGATTGCATTTACTTGTAATCATGATCGTTAACGTCGTATTCTCTCAATGGACTAAATTccttttttgtacatattatcatcGTACCAAGCATCTGACTCGCCTAACAGACTTAATATGTCAATCGGTCGCGATGGTATGTGGTTTTCGTCTAAATCAGAACTCTCGGaactactattactattacagATGACTAGACCTACCTGACAtgcattaaatttaatgatgtccgtaaaaaataaaaacaaatgataataataactaattaaataatatgacaagaTCATCGTAATTCATAGTAGGTATCAGCACTTACTGCAATAGTTAatacccataggcgcaaatagtgcTTAGTCCCCcaccccccccaccccccccctagaattacaaatattatttacggATATGTTATTACCACTACcgatatcgaaataataattactatacaaataCTAATAGTAATGATGATAACAACTTATAGTCGTAGGTACCAGtcaataatatgtacaagtaataattaaaaaggtggacaagtgggtaccgaaATTAACGGATCACGGATATGATCACGGATAAagcattattatctttattgatattgaaaagTATGCTTTGTAACAGTCAATGTCATAAtcaataggaaaaaataaaataaaaatatttgtaatgtaatatgatgtaattggtatatttttgttcataaaacaatttataaaagtacctatagttataattatttatgaaaaataaaattaaaaaattaatgtaatatactaatatgatatattattgactataattgattatactatactatactatgatataattatttattgctacataacataacaattttattttacaacaattacactCCTTGCTGTGCGTAGAACAAGACGTATCACTGTATCATCTTGTTTACATATTCTAGATGATAATTTAGATGTAACTGAactgtttttagtattttttttgtataattagaATTGTCTTACAGAATTAGAATTAGTCAatcctgtatattatacagaattgaCTAATTCTTTTACTGCACATTGTTTACCTTGATTTTTGATGTTCTAAACTTCTAACTCTATCATATGAAAGCTGTAAGTACCAAGTGGTTACatcactatttaattattataaaatatgaatgtatgGTTAAAGGCTTTTTGAAATCTTGGCCCCATAGCTAAATATACATCGTAGGTAAGCcccacgatttaagatacaTACCTACTACTTAAATTTGTAACCCTTTGCCGATCAACGGGACTTTTAAGTCCtcagtatattatatccatttaaaagtaggtaaaataaatttagtactATCTGACCATTGTGACTTATATAGTtgacataatttttaatcaataacatTCACTCATATTTtctggaaaatcaatatatggCATTAAATATATcagttcataaattaaatatagtttagaCCATGaaataaatttctatatttataaaaaacgcCTCTGCGTGAGCCCCTATAGATTGgggtttaatattgtttttttcgtCAGAATCCTGAAAAACTGAACGTATTGTTAAACTTAGACTGTGTTAAACTTGagcttttacttttattattggcTCCACAATCCACATAAGTGTTTATTGACAATAATCACAACGGACTAAGAAGTCCTTATGGTCTAATGTGACATTTTCATAGTAGttgatactttttttcacaGTTGCGCgccaattttattgtattattataattattctctttattaattttaagagtTAAGTTAGCTcgcatgtttattttttttatatatcaatgtgttacatttgaaaataattcaaataatacaagtctgaatattattatgtattataatcttGAAGGTCGTAGACCGTTTGGGCGAATAAATGTTTACCGTTTGGGCGATAGATGTTACCGTTTGGGCGAGGGCTTATTCAACTAAaggtataggtagttatattattattataaaagtgatctagagtaaaaaaataatttttaaaacaacacgtcacataggtaatattataatatttttacattactttgtaagtaaattaattgtataccattttaatttttaatacattttatagtaatcTATTGGCCAGGTATTTTAAACCTAagcattttatgtatttatttaattattcaataactacTCTCATATATCTATTCCATGTTTCTTGCACGAACTCTTTTTTTCTGTGATTTCTTTTCGTTGAACATTAGGGACATTTTTAGAAATGGAATtgattttaattctattttcaGTTTGGATTTCTAATAGTACTGCGATGACTTGATGAATATGAGGGTGTGTTGTATAAAACTGACTATTATAGTGGGAATGGAATGACTCTGGTCCATTTGTAGTTCTGGGATGGTAAAATATTGGTGATGACGCCCACAAATGAGGAGGGAATTCTAAGTTTTCGTCTATGTATATGTGTCCAATACATAATCAGCAAAATGTACACATTCATTCTCGACTGGTATAAATTGGTACTTTTAACAACTTTTACGATGTACCACATCAAAGTTTATTACATAACACATAACACATCACTTAGGACACTGtagcgttattacttattatttaggtatacaacTTGTACAGCATGTCTGAATCGTACCTAatcatgttttttaattatagcgATTAATAATGATTAGCAATGACATTACCCGTATCTAGGTTTTTACCTAGAgcaggtaaaaataattctacTCGCCCAAACGAACTATTAATTTTGGAGTGCCGTGTTTGCGCCTAAATACCGTATATGCGCCTATATGCAAAAACCTCGATTGcgcttaataaaattaaaatacgttaaaTACTTATTTGCGCCTAGttaggttacaaataaataaatttggcaACATTGCAGTAAAACTTAAATTTCTCGTCCCACTTTTTTCAGACTTCGAACTGACagaataaaatttattgaattattctgGTGTGGTTAAAAATTTGTCTTTACTGTTCTGTtgtgtacttattattttttattgtacctattatatttttaataaatttaaatttaaatctttctTCACTGTTCTGTTACGTCGTTGTTATTTCTTATGTAAgcacctattatatttttaataaaattaaatttacatttttcgtgTTACTTTGACTtagttacttatattttttatgaagatAATTGTTGATGTTGATGTATCTCTTAATTCGTTGATAACCTGGTGTTTTTTTATAActgctttattttttatttgttttattgttgttttagaaagatttatttttaaatatgtatcagTTTGAAATTCTATTAGAACTTCCACAAATTTTATGATTGATGGATcagcgttaaaaaaatatgaattaaaatgtttatgaaatgaTTCACATGCGTTTGTTGTCTATGTTAGATTATTACAACCTTTTGCCCATAATTCGGGGGGAAATAGACTATCTTCGCTTACgacgtatatagtataattaaccaaacttaaaaattgcaaatttgTGGTACacgtaaaaattacaatatttttttctatgtcaTTTACTGCAATCATTGATTCCcctttagattataatatattatttgatactaaaaattcttgaacttcaaaaatattttttggaatatttgtTTGTGTGTTTCTACGCGGGTACATTCTGTCATGAATTAATTTAACGTCACCGTAATCTAACGTGTCAAAATTATTCTTTGTAATTTCAGaacgtataattttaattggacGATCAGTCAAATTTGGCTCTTTTTTTACACGCACTTCGAATAATTTgacgatttaattttttttcatcagtattatgtttatgatttaaattgcTACTTACAGTTACTTTTCCATTTTTAATTAGTCTTGCTAAACACGATTTCATTGTACAACACCAAGTTACATTACCAGATATACTTTCATAAACTTTTCTGAATTTAAAACTGTCGATTATAAGtaaatctttaaaattgttACTCGCACATTttgctaatataattttattttctgtcatttttgaaacaaaaatacacCAAACTGAAATGTGTAATTAAGTGAAGTACAGCGACGACTGACTATCTGTGATTGAGATTTTAGAAATACCGCcgtaaaatgttgtatatcgactatgtaggtaataaaaattatctatagcAAAGATAAAAGTTAGCTATGATTAAAGATAAGTATCCTATGAAAGTATATCGAGCCACGACtgatatagaaattaaatttccCAATATTTTACAGTGAAAATAGTTGAAAACGTTGTTGccaaatttattgatttgtaaTGTAATGGACGCAAACAAGTATTTTAACGTATTTTAAGCGCAATCGAGGTTTTTGCGTATAAGCGCAAATACGGCATTTAGGCGCAAACACAGTCCACccattaatttataggtaaaaattattacctacaccCAAATGACCACCGCCCATCTTGAATATCATACCTActccatttttaaaataaaatataaaaaaattgaccatttagtttttaatacaataactattttctttaagtatatactatatgttgttgttaatataaaacTTGTGACATAGATAAATTTAACATGgccgttatatttttaattaattaattaattatttttaagctaatttttactaattcaccattgtatataaaaaattcataaacatattGCATACGAGTCTGCAATGAAGTAGCACATTTTGTCCTTGCTGTTCTTGCTATCGTAATATGTAGCACATACCTTGGTAATCTACTGAAGAGACTGAACATAGGGACGTTCCGATACTACCGACACTGGTAAAGTATCGATACTTTGGTTGGTctttggtcctctccctttttaaattagcctatcttctgctcagaggtataatctatctatgtatatcaaaatatctgatcccgttgaaattgccaactctataggaataatatattttacatataaccatggcaaccatttatatacaaaacattccatcggaaatttcaaaataatacctatataattggttgccatggtaatacagAGATTCACaccgacgaaaatctcaaaataatatattattggttgcTATAGTAATATGTAACGTAACGCTTTATGTAACGTAACGTTTTTCGATTCTCTGGCCAaagcaaagacataaaatgtcaaaaatagtTGAGCTGCATCGGACTAAATGGACTTTTAAGTATACTCCCTAAATGATTAATGTCCAATTAACTTTGACCCAGTtctcaaacatttttacaaaaatctaatttcaaatttcgaaattttaaaatttagcaaaaaaataaagattataatggtgcaaaaaaaatctttattaccATTTATTGTTGGTCTATAAAAGGTTAAACCTTACACATACTAATCTCAAACATAGGCGCAGATACTAAATCTTATCAACGTTATCATTGGGGGATCTATAAATACTAAGAATAGTAatgctattattaattttaattctaaaaaattacaactactGACTATGGTATGCCTaacgtttattaaattaatttgccGTTTAATTAATATCGTTACAGTTTTATTCGATTTACCCATTATGATACGCATACATTAGCCCGCCGATCTTCATACAAAGCTGTACCTAGTTCGCCGCTTTTCATTAGTGTCACCATCAGGCATCAATATATGCACATAGGGCATTATGAGACGAACTGGATACAATTAACTGTGCAAATTCCGACAGTATTCAGTTCGTTGCCatcataccatgttattttattatgactaaACCTAAGTCTGTTCTGGTTGGCccttacaaatttaattagcCACCCGGGCAGCAGATGAGCTCATCTCATCACACAGCAAGCTAATGCTCGGAAAATGGAAACAAAGTagggaaaaaatatttactggaacatattatttttagaacaaatggTTTATTACTAAATTGTTAGTAGTACATTTGTTCCAATGAACTTTTTTGCCAAACCATGTCGGTTCcgatatattttcttaaaatccAATGAACATTAATTATTCCAATGATATTTGTTCcgaatgatatatatatattatatatattacaaaaacatttgTTTCAATGTTCTCttgttaaaattacatttgcTCCAATGAATATTTGTTCCAAAAAAATGTTCGTAGTTATTGAAGTCTGTGGTTGTGGGCGGAGTGCATTTTTCGGTGTGATAGTGGTTATCACCGTAATAGCGTGCGACTTCCATgagcacatattttttttttgtatgtatttgttttgtttgtacttcgtttaaaaagtttttattacgCTTTCAGTGGCACCGAAAGTCTGTATTTCGATGGTTTAAATGTTTAAGGTGGTGCTGTTcaccttttatttatttatgtgtgttttcatattgtttcaatatttaactTCAAAAAGTTATGCCAAACctcgtaataatttttatataatattataatatacctatcggCCTAAATCATAAAAGTCGTATGTCCAAAATGCTAAATTTTACAAGAGAGGaaaataacgttataaaaatgttatcggcCCAATTCCCTAATTCGCAAAGGTCGTATTTCCATCGtttattacaatgataatacagatttttcttacagatttctatatagttGTAGAGAAGTAGTATAGAAGTTTTTCTAGGTCTTAAAATCATTACATCGGAGCACGAATATAATGGACTTAATTAAGTTCTTTAAAATTGTGCACCGAAGATACCACGATTTCTAATTATCAATGTCATggagaataaaattatacaattttatttaccaCTTTACCATAcgatgctatttttttttttttaattttaatcacaaaCAATAAAAGAATCCAAAAAAAATGGAGCTTGCTACTTAGTGATTTATGCTGatgaatattcattattatttactgcgTATTTTCCTATAcagtttgtaataatttttttttgttaagtacttacataatagtacctacctaaattatattttttcaactctTTTTATTGCTTCtccacatttaaatttattttccattttaattaaatttaatatttgctcAAATCtttgtatattttcttaaattaatttattgtgttattttttgtgtatgAAATATTAGTCAGCACATCccgttataaatgttattaactcATAACACAAttaacatgaaattttcaaagctaaaaacattaaaacggtTCTGACGATTCTGTGATTttgaactaaatatattaagatgTCGTCAAACAGTACAATTGAAGATTCTAAAAATACTGGTTTGTAAAATCTGTTTACGAGCATgtgagtacctatttaaatttaatttttttgttctatgATAGATATGCTTACTCGAAGTTGTTCAGATCGAAGTAATGACCGAAATCGAAACGCTTATAGTAACcgtgaaaaatgttatgatcGATTAAAGCAACAATGTGATAACGCAATGCATGAGTTAATGATATTGagaaggtatataattattttaatgtcaaatctgaaaattatttaagtaatacaCATTTTGTTTCGTAAGCACAGACAACACGGAGAAACAGTGCAAAGATACAATCAGACACGAACAGAATTAGAATATTATCGTGGTCAAAATCAAGTTGTGATTAATGAAATCGAACAGGTTGCCCAAGAATCATCTTCATTTGGTTCTAAACTAGCTGCcgataaacaaattttgaatagACACAAacaggtacatatttttttattgctttttcTACATTAGAAGAAgcaacaaaattgattttacagaggattaatattttatcaaatttctaattttctttgtaatttttataactatcaataaagtaattaaaaaatagtggTTCTATTAATGgtattaatgacattttagtATATTACTGCCTACAGTACAAACTGTTCATTCagcatattgttataaatgttatgaATCTTTAGTATATTTGATCTTGTCTAATACTATAATCTAATTCTTAacacatatactatatacataatattcttatgctaaatagtaaattcatattttttttattaattatttagcgtatattattattttatttgtttgcgTTTGTTTAATTGAATTGTATCACTTTATAAGATAacattatttatcttattatgTCTTGATGGTTTATGGGTTTTGAAGGAGAAAATGTTGAATAAGGTAAAAGAGCATAAACGCAGTTTAATTTTCATGctcatttttctaaaattgtgGTAGCcctaataaaatgttcaaaaaacaCTTTTTCTAATAGGATTTTTTATGCTAAATATGATGGAACAATCAGATTTGGACTATCATACTTCATACTTATTTAAGATTTACTTGAATAATTTAATCTATACAATAAAAGTCTGCTGCACAAAATAGTACTGGTAGACCTCTCTTTCCCACAACAATTTGACTGTTTACACTGTTTAATTTCAACACAAAGTGGTGCACGACTCAGCTGTTCAGCCaattgtgttttaattatttacattttatctcCTATAGGAAGATCGGGCTGCTAGAATAAATACAATGTGCATTTATGTGCATCGTATGTCAgtctaataattatagttattggtAGTTTGTAAGCTCCTTTACATcgtttgtaggtacataataagaGGCACGTTTTTAGaaagaagttaaaaaaataatctttgcCACGGGACAActagtattttataagttaaatattgcCACTGAATCttgaataaaagtatattgttattaaccaCCTGGTATATTTTTACCCTACACTtactacaaaaacaaaattgtctttactttttttaaattttatttaattttcaaacatgccaggcacaaatatataaattaaataataacaactaatatgCGTATGtgatatgataacaatatagttctaatcaaaaataaaatcacaaatatttattGCTATGAACTACCATGTATGAaatcttaatacattttaa from the Acyrthosiphon pisum isolate AL4f chromosome X, pea_aphid_22Mar2018_4r6ur, whole genome shotgun sequence genome contains:
- the LOC115033182 gene encoding uncharacterized protein LOC115033182, encoding MSSNSTIEDSKNTDMLTRSCSDRSNDRNRNAYSNREKCYDRLKQQCDNAMHELMILRRQHGETVQRYNQTRTELEYYRGQNQVVINEIEQVAQESSSFGSKLAADKQILNRHKQEDRAARINTMCIYVHRMSV